The Cucurbita pepo subsp. pepo cultivar mu-cu-16 chromosome LG08, ASM280686v2, whole genome shotgun sequence genome contains a region encoding:
- the LOC111800882 gene encoding acyl-CoA-binding domain-containing protein 1, translated as MGLKEEFEEYAEKAKTLPENTSNENKLILYGLYKQATVGAVNTSRPGVFYQRDRAKWDAWKAVEAKSKDDAMSDYITKVKQLQESAAAN; from the exons ATGGGTTTGAAG GAAGAATTTGAGGAGTATGCTGAAAAGGCAAAGACCTTGCCGGAGAACACAAGCAATGAAAACAAACTCATTCTCTATGGACTATACAAGCAAGCCACTGTTGGAGCCGTGAACACTA GCCGCCCTGGAGTGTTCTACCAGAGGGACAGAGCCAAATGGGATGCCTGGAAGGCCGTTGAAG CAAAATCCAAGGATGATGCAATGAGCGACTATATCACCAAGGTGAAACAGTTGCAAGAGTCAGCTGCAGCTAACTGA
- the LOC111800810 gene encoding urea-proton symporter DUR3 gives MAASVPKCPPFDFADKYYHATAAGCVRQSSFFNGQAVLDQGIGYSVILGFGAFFAVFTSFLVWLENRYIGSKKTSEWFNTAGRSVKTGLIASVIVSQWTWAATILQSSNVAWEYGVSGPFWYASGATIQVLLFGIMAIEIKRKAPNAHTVCEIVRARWGTPAHIVFLVFCFMTNILVTAMLLLGGSAVVNALTGVNIFAASFLIPLGVIVYTLAGGLKATFLASYIHSVIVHVILVIFVFLVYTSSSQLGSPSVVYDRLMEVASKARMCQEPISHDGQSCGPVSGNFKGSYATLLSSGGLVFGIINIVGNFGTVFVDNGYWMSAIAARPSSTHKGYLVGGLVWFAVPFSLATSLGLGAVALDLPITADEASRGLVPPATAIALMGKGGSVLLLVMLFMAVTSAGSSELISVSSLCTYDIYRTYVNPNASGKSILKVSRAVILVFGCFMGLLAIVLNKAGVSLGWMYLAMGVFIGSAVIPIAFMLLWSKANSNGAILGTTIGCVLGVITWISVTKIEYGEVNLDTTGRNAPMLAGNLVSILSGGIIHAISSLLSPQNYDWETTREISTVEKDNGEIPSEEYKEEKLMKAKAWIVKWGVGFTIVIVILWPLLSLPIGEFNKKYFTLWAVIAIAWGTIGSAVIIFLPLIESRETLRAVMLGMFTSAINSATRWTK, from the exons ATGGCTGCTTCTGTGCCTAAGTGCCCACCATTTGACTTCGCCGACAAGTACTACCATGCGACGGCTGCCGGCTGTGTGCGGCAGAGCAGCTTCTTCAACGGCCAGGCTGTTCTTGATCAGGGCATTGGCTATTCTGTTATTCTTGGCTTTGGAGCTTTTTTCGCTGTCTTCACATCTTTCTTG GTATGGCTGGAGAATCGATACATAGGGAGTAAGAAGACATCTGAATGGTTCAACACAGCAGGCAGGAGTGTGAAGACGGGGCTAATTGCTAGTGTGATTGTGTCTCAG TGGACATGGGCTGCCACCATTTTACAGAGCTCCAATGTTGCTTGGGAGTATGGAGTTAGTGGACCATTCTGGTATGCTAGTGGGGCTACCATTCAG GTTCTTCTATTTGGAATAATGGCTATAGAGATCAAAAGGAAGGCCCCAAATGCTCACACTGTTTGTGAAATTGTAAGAGCTCG TTGGGGAACTCCTGCACATATAGTCTTCCTTGTTTTCTGCTTCATGACAAACATCCTAGTAACAGCCATGTTGCTTCTTGGCGGTTCGGCGGTGGTCAATGCGCTCACCGGAGTGAACATTTTTGCTGCAAGCTTTCTTATACCGCTCGGAGTTATCGTATACACACTGGCTGGAGGATTAAAAGCCACTTTCTTGGCCAGCTATATCCATTCTGTGATAG TTCATGTTATTCTGGTCATATTCGTGTTCCTCGTTTATACATCGAGCAGCCAGCTCGGCAGCCCCAGTGTTGTATATGATCGTTTGATGGAGGTGGCTAGCAAAGCCAGAATGTGCCAGGAACCAATTTCCCATGATGGCCAATCTTGTGGCCCTGTTTCTGGGAACTTCAAAGGCTCTTATGCAACATTGTTGAGCTCAGGAGGGCTTGTTTTCGGGATTATTAATATCGTAGGCAACTTCGGTACTGTTTTTGTTGACAAT GGATACTGGATGAGTGCAATAGCTGCAAGGCCATCATCAACTCACAAGGGATATTTGGTGGGAGGTTTGGTCTGGTTTGCAGTTCCATTCTCTTTAGCAACTTCACTTGGTCTAGGCGCAGTTGCCCTTGATCTACCAATAACTGCAGATGAGGCTAGCCGAGGACTTGTGCCCCCTGCCACTGCTATAGCTTTGATGGGAAAAGGAGGATCTGTTCTTCTCCTTGTCATGCTTTTTAT GGCTGTAACTTCTGCTGGTTCATCCGAGTTAATAAGTGTATCGTCCTTGTGCACGTACGATATCTACCGAACGTACGTGAATCCTAATGCTAGTGGAAAGAGCATCCTAAAAGTATCAAGAGCTGTTATTCTAGTGTTTGGATGTTTCATGGGGCTGCTGGCAATAGTTCTTAACAAGGCTGGAGTTTCATTGGGATGGATGTATCTAGCTATGGGAGTGTTCATTGGTTCAGCAGTTATTCCTATAGCCTTTATGCTTCTGTGGAGTAAAGCGAATTCAAACGGAGCAATTCTTGGAACGACCATCGGCTGTGTTCTTGGAGTCATAACATGGATCTCGGTCACGAAGATCGAGTATGGCGAGGTTAACTTGGATACTACAGGTAGAAATGCACCTATGCTTGCTGGGAATCTTGTCTCTATACTTTCAGGAGGGATTATTCACGCCATATCTAGCCTGTTATCACCTCAAAACTATGACTGGGAGACCACTAGGGAGATTTCAACTGTTGAAAAGGACAACGGTGAAATCCCATCAGAAGAGTACAAGGAGGAAAAACTGATGAAAGCAAAAGCATGGATAGTGAAATGGGGCGTTGGATTTACCATAGTAATTGTTATACTATGGCCTCTTTTATCTCTTCCAATAG GAGAGTTtaacaagaaatatttcaCACTTTGGGCTGTAATAGCAATAGCATGGGGAACAATAGGTTCTGctgtaattattttcttaccaTTGATCGAAAGTCGGGAAACCTTACGGGCTGTGATGCTTGGAATGTTTACGAGTGCGATCAACTCGGCGACTAGATGGACGAAATGA